Proteins encoded in a region of the Halostella limicola genome:
- the mbhE gene encoding hydrogen gas-evolving membrane-bound hydrogenase subunit E — protein MAPALSVITVAIALPFVAAAATPLLHRLIGERTGYAGAAVALASFSLLLTQVGERGAVSFPWVPSLDVAARFYVDGWALLFGLLASGIGVLIFAYSREYMHGDEHLARYYATLLAFMGSILGVAFAADLILVFLFWELTSVASFVLIGHHTDAEASRYSARMAMVVTVGGGLCLLAGLLVLAVAAEPALGARTFDLSAMLANPDAMEAALRERGLFVPALALLGVAAGAKSAQVPLHFWLPNAMVAPTPVSAFLHSATMVKVGVYFVGRLRPLLLSPEWTYLFATVGLLTMTVGAALAVAATDSKQLLAYSTASHLGLMVAAFGFENAYGAEAGSFHLLNHAAFKAALFLVAGIVAHEAGTRHIDSLGGLWRDLPVTAAIAGVTALSMAGIPPFSGFYSKELLFESAYEWAHHAGGLAWLYPAAAVLASVFTVVYSLRFLSMFVGDRAADADPVHRAPSLLVAPPAALAVVTAVVSVAPGVAVDGIVQAAVDATAVGEPEMHVGLPDHVTPPVVMSAISIAGGVAAYGVGGRLRAGVGAATDRDALRANWWYDRLLVGAEAASARAGPAVHDGSLRTYVAGSITAAAALALVGYAASVTALPPATRSVPAAMALVLAVAGVAAVAVMIAPSHVAEVLTVSILGFMVAIFYILASAPDLALTQLVVETLVLLIFLLVIEQLPAFYGDTPRRVLARDAAVSLFVGATVFLTVLLAGREATAEPTAVARYYATEAVPQGGGTNVVNVILVDFRGFDTLGEIVVISVAAISVIVLITMRNRGETQ, from the coding sequence ATGGCTCCGGCTCTATCGGTGATCACCGTCGCTATAGCGCTACCTTTCGTCGCCGCGGCCGCGACCCCGCTTCTGCACCGTCTGATCGGTGAGCGGACGGGGTACGCCGGGGCAGCCGTCGCGCTGGCGTCGTTCAGCCTCCTGCTGACGCAGGTCGGCGAGCGCGGCGCCGTCTCGTTCCCGTGGGTGCCGTCGCTCGACGTGGCGGCGCGGTTCTACGTCGACGGGTGGGCGCTGCTGTTCGGCCTGCTGGCCAGCGGCATCGGCGTCCTCATCTTCGCGTACTCCCGCGAGTACATGCACGGCGACGAGCACCTCGCGCGGTACTACGCGACGCTGCTGGCGTTCATGGGGTCGATCCTCGGCGTCGCGTTCGCCGCGGACCTGATCCTCGTCTTCCTGTTCTGGGAGCTGACGAGCGTCGCCTCCTTCGTCCTCATCGGCCACCACACCGACGCCGAGGCGTCGCGGTACTCCGCGCGGATGGCGATGGTCGTCACCGTCGGCGGCGGCCTCTGCCTGCTCGCGGGCCTGCTCGTGCTCGCGGTCGCCGCCGAACCGGCCCTCGGCGCGCGGACGTTCGACCTGTCGGCGATGCTCGCGAACCCGGACGCGATGGAGGCGGCGCTCCGGGAGCGGGGGCTGTTCGTGCCGGCGCTGGCGCTACTCGGCGTCGCCGCCGGCGCGAAGTCCGCGCAGGTGCCGCTGCACTTCTGGCTGCCGAACGCGATGGTCGCGCCGACGCCCGTCTCCGCCTTCCTCCACTCCGCGACGATGGTGAAGGTCGGCGTCTACTTCGTCGGTCGGCTCCGGCCACTGCTGCTCTCGCCCGAGTGGACCTACCTGTTCGCCACGGTGGGCCTGCTCACGATGACCGTCGGCGCGGCGCTGGCCGTCGCGGCGACGGACTCGAAGCAACTGCTCGCGTACTCGACGGCGAGCCACCTCGGACTGATGGTCGCCGCCTTCGGGTTCGAGAACGCCTACGGCGCGGAGGCCGGGTCGTTTCATCTCCTGAACCACGCGGCGTTCAAGGCGGCGCTGTTCCTCGTCGCCGGCATCGTCGCCCACGAGGCGGGGACCAGACACATCGACAGCCTGGGCGGGCTGTGGCGCGACCTGCCGGTCACCGCGGCGATCGCCGGCGTCACCGCGCTGAGCATGGCGGGCATCCCGCCGTTCTCGGGGTTTTACTCGAAGGAGCTGCTGTTCGAGTCGGCCTACGAGTGGGCCCACCACGCCGGCGGCCTGGCGTGGCTCTACCCCGCGGCGGCCGTCCTCGCCAGCGTGTTCACGGTCGTGTACTCGCTGCGGTTCCTCTCGATGTTCGTCGGCGACCGGGCGGCCGACGCCGATCCGGTCCACCGCGCCCCGTCGCTGCTCGTCGCTCCGCCGGCCGCGCTCGCGGTCGTCACGGCGGTCGTCAGCGTCGCGCCCGGCGTCGCCGTCGACGGCATCGTTCAGGCGGCGGTCGACGCCACCGCGGTCGGCGAGCCCGAGATGCACGTCGGCCTGCCGGACCACGTCACGCCGCCGGTCGTCATGTCGGCCATATCGATCGCGGGCGGGGTCGCCGCCTACGGCGTCGGCGGCCGCTTGCGCGCCGGGGTCGGCGCGGCGACCGACCGCGACGCCCTGCGGGCGAACTGGTGGTACGACCGGCTGCTGGTCGGCGCGGAGGCGGCGAGCGCCCGGGCCGGCCCGGCGGTCCACGACGGGTCGCTCCGGACGTACGTCGCCGGGAGCATCACGGCCGCCGCCGCGCTCGCGCTGGTCGGCTACGCCGCGTCGGTGACGGCGCTCCCGCCGGCCACGCGGTCGGTGCCGGCGGCGATGGCGCTCGTCCTCGCCGTCGCCGGCGTCGCCGCCGTCGCGGTGATGATCGCCCCCTCGCACGTCGCGGAGGTGCTCACAGTGTCGATCCTGGGCTTCATGGTCGCCATCTTCTACATCCTCGCGAGCGCGCCCGACCTGGCGCTGACGCAGCTGGTCGTCGAGACGCTCGTGTTGCTTATCTTCCTGCTCGTCATCGAGCAGCTGCCGGCGTTCTACGGCGACACGCCGCGTCGGGTCCTCGCACGCGACGCCGCCGTCTCGCTGTTCGTCGGCGCGACCGTCTTCCTGACGGTGCTTCTGGCCGGCCGCGAGGCGACGGCCGAGCCGACCGCCGTCGCGCGCTACTACGCGACCGAGGCGGTGCCGCAGGGCGGCGGGACGAACGTCGTCAACGTCATCCTCGTGGACTTCCGCGGGTTCGACACGCTCGGGGAGATCGTCGTGATCTCCGTCGCGGCCATCTCCGTGATCGTCCTGATAACCATGCGCAACAGGGGTGAGACGCAGTGA
- a CDS encoding MnhB domain-containing protein, whose product MTTTIMKTTARIVVPIVLVLAISLLLQGHNLPGGGFIGGVLTTAAFALIYVAHGLDYLEVGVLGQDVDPGTGVFDHRTVTAYERAFVVGLAVAVGSGFVALAFGEQFLSQTYAIVHDVPVYHEIELATALVFDVGVYLVVVGGLLTILTVVGAE is encoded by the coding sequence GTGACGACGACGATCATGAAGACGACGGCGCGGATCGTCGTGCCGATCGTGCTCGTCCTGGCGATCTCGCTGCTGTTGCAGGGCCACAACCTCCCGGGCGGCGGGTTCATCGGCGGCGTCCTCACGACGGCGGCGTTCGCCCTGATCTACGTCGCCCACGGGCTGGACTACCTGGAGGTCGGCGTCCTCGGGCAGGACGTCGACCCGGGCACGGGCGTCTTCGACCACCGGACGGTGACCGCCTACGAGCGCGCGTTCGTGGTCGGTCTGGCGGTCGCCGTCGGGAGCGGGTTCGTCGCGCTGGCGTTCGGCGAGCAGTTCCTGTCACAGACGTACGCCATCGTCCACGACGTGCCGGTCTATCACGAGATAGAGCTGGCGACTGCGCTCGTCTTCGACGTCGGCGTCTATCTGGTCGTCGTCGGCGGGCTACTGACGATCCTCACGGTGGTGGGAGCGGAGTGA
- a CDS encoding DNA adenine methylase, producing MVDPVLKWAGGKRQLLSEITARFPTEYDRYHEPFFGGGAVYFHLEPDGGSINDLNERLVTFYEVVRDAPEALVEENRTHEHDDDYYYDARDEFNELRRVDEKTDEQAIREASLLLYLNRTCFNGLYRENSSGEFNVPVGRYANPDWIQAERIRAASDALRGATIHNEDFGYVVDEAAAGDLVYFDPPYQPVSTTANFNDYHAEGFDRDDQRRLRDVAAELDEMGVSVVLSNSPPVAELYEGLESFSVEIVDATRAINSDGDGRGEVAEVLITNVPEGERQRTTLSEF from the coding sequence ATGGTCGACCCAGTGCTGAAGTGGGCGGGCGGCAAGCGTCAACTGCTCTCCGAGATCACCGCCCGCTTCCCCACCGAGTACGACCGCTACCACGAGCCCTTCTTCGGCGGCGGGGCGGTGTACTTCCACCTGGAGCCGGACGGCGGGTCGATAAACGACCTCAACGAGCGCCTCGTCACCTTCTACGAGGTCGTCAGGGACGCGCCGGAGGCGCTCGTCGAGGAGAACCGGACCCACGAACACGACGACGATTACTACTACGACGCCCGCGACGAGTTCAACGAGCTCCGCCGAGTCGACGAGAAGACCGATGAGCAGGCGATACGGGAGGCGAGCCTCCTGCTGTACCTGAACCGGACGTGCTTCAACGGCCTCTACCGGGAGAACTCAAGCGGCGAGTTCAACGTCCCGGTCGGCCGGTACGCGAACCCGGACTGGATACAGGCCGAGCGGATCCGTGCGGCCAGCGACGCCCTCCGAGGCGCGACGATCCACAACGAGGACTTCGGCTACGTCGTCGACGAGGCCGCCGCCGGCGACCTCGTCTACTTCGACCCGCCGTACCAGCCGGTGTCCACGACAGCCAACTTCAACGACTACCACGCGGAGGGGTTCGACAGGGACGACCAGCGCCGCCTGCGGGACGTGGCGGCCGAACTCGACGAGATGGGCGTCTCGGTCGTGCTCTCGAACTCGCCGCCGGTGGCGGAGCTGTACGAGGGGCTGGAGTCGTTCTCCGTGGAGATCGTCGACGCGACGCGCGCGATCAACAGCGACGGCGACGGCCGCGGCGAGGTGGCGGAGGTGCTGATCACGAACGTTCCCGAGGGGGAGCGCCAGCGGACGACGCTCTCGGAGTTCTAG
- a CDS encoding restriction endonuclease, giving the protein MNASTARQYVLDRALAVDHEQFEILCKMLVERAERTRDLELTPFRGDGGIDVHAVVDRDLFHARLGIQVKQYSPGNTVGARSVRSFKGALADQNYHVGTFIATSSFTSGAKESAQRDDIRLIDGERLAEIMVEGEVGVERTADGTYEPDEDFWAVFDGPERTDAVPSLEVPQADDFDTLRLVLRAIDAGRDRKPDVAEYVQAERGDSFDPRQADYYGMAAWLLGFAHKEQRVEVDGREVRRWGLTRNGEAYLTHLDRGDDDAARQLLHDAVRDVEIVRRVYDRLREAGTLRREEITATLARETELAESTTARRALSIGRWLSELPEIRAAGSGPSQTFEYVRSDLSDF; this is encoded by the coding sequence ATGAACGCGTCGACCGCGCGACAGTACGTGCTCGATCGCGCGCTGGCCGTGGACCACGAGCAGTTCGAGATCCTCTGCAAGATGCTCGTCGAGCGCGCGGAGCGGACCCGGGACCTGGAACTGACGCCGTTTCGGGGCGACGGCGGCATCGACGTCCACGCGGTCGTCGACCGCGACCTGTTTCACGCCCGCCTCGGGATCCAGGTCAAGCAGTACTCGCCCGGCAATACCGTCGGCGCTCGGAGCGTGCGGAGTTTCAAGGGGGCGCTCGCCGACCAGAACTACCACGTCGGCACGTTCATCGCGACCTCGTCGTTCACGAGCGGCGCCAAAGAGAGCGCGCAACGCGACGACATCCGCCTGATCGACGGCGAGCGCCTCGCCGAGATCATGGTCGAGGGCGAGGTCGGCGTAGAGCGGACGGCCGACGGGACGTACGAGCCCGACGAGGACTTCTGGGCGGTGTTCGACGGGCCGGAGCGGACGGACGCCGTCCCCTCGCTGGAGGTGCCGCAGGCGGACGACTTCGACACGCTCCGGCTGGTACTCCGGGCGATCGACGCCGGGCGCGACCGCAAGCCGGACGTCGCGGAGTACGTCCAGGCCGAGCGCGGAGACTCCTTCGACCCGCGGCAGGCGGACTACTACGGGATGGCGGCGTGGCTCCTCGGGTTCGCCCACAAGGAGCAGCGCGTCGAGGTCGACGGTCGGGAGGTCCGGCGCTGGGGGCTCACCCGGAACGGCGAGGCCTACCTGACCCACCTCGACCGCGGCGACGACGACGCCGCGCGGCAGTTGCTCCACGACGCCGTTCGCGACGTGGAGATCGTCAGGCGGGTCTACGACCGACTGCGCGAGGCGGGAACGCTGCGGCGCGAGGAGATCACGGCGACGCTCGCCCGAGAGACCGAACTCGCCGAGTCGACGACGGCCCGTCGCGCGCTCTCGATCGGGCGCTGGTTGTCCGAACTCCCCGAGATCCGGGCCGCCGGGAGCGGCCCCTCCCAGACCTTCGAGTACGTTCGCAGCGACCTGAGCGACTTCTAG
- the cmk gene encoding (d)CMP kinase: MLLTVSGPPGSGKSTNAARLADEFGLEHVSGGDIFRSLADERGLSLAEFNERAEEDDQIDRDLDRRLREIAVERDGVVLESRLAGWLAGDEADLRFWLDAPVDVRAERIADREDKPVEQAREETETREASEAQRYREYYDIDISDLSIYDVSLNTARWGEDPAFRILADAVETYDPSDDEGKYPVTDVRYEF, encoded by the coding sequence ATGTTACTAACCGTCTCCGGCCCGCCCGGGAGCGGAAAGAGTACGAACGCGGCCCGTCTCGCCGACGAGTTCGGACTCGAGCACGTCTCCGGCGGCGACATCTTCCGGTCGCTGGCCGACGAGCGCGGCCTCTCGCTCGCGGAGTTCAACGAGCGCGCGGAGGAGGACGACCAGATAGACCGCGACCTCGACCGCCGCCTGCGCGAGATAGCGGTCGAACGCGACGGCGTGGTGCTCGAATCCCGACTCGCCGGGTGGCTGGCCGGCGACGAGGCCGACCTGCGGTTCTGGCTCGACGCGCCCGTCGACGTCCGCGCGGAGCGCATCGCCGACCGCGAGGACAAGCCCGTCGAGCAGGCCCGGGAGGAGACCGAGACGCGCGAGGCGAGCGAGGCCCAGCGCTACCGGGAGTACTACGACATCGACATCTCGGACCTCTCCATCTACGACGTCTCCCTGAACACGGCGCGCTGGGGCGAGGACCCCGCGTTCCGGATCCTCGCCGACGCCGTCGAGACGTACGACCCGAGCGACGACGAGGGCAAGTACCCCGTTACCGACGTTCGGTACGAGTTCTGA
- a CDS encoding MaoC family dehydratase gives MPVADPGDTATAELSVTQRRIDAFASVTGDDNPLHLDPGYAADSVFDGQVAHGMLSAGAISSALADLPGDIVYVDQDLSFERPVRPGQTVEATVTVAETDEEDQLRVETTAATEDGPVVTGTATVLSLPHGQASAGD, from the coding sequence ATGCCAGTTGCGGACCCCGGCGACACGGCGACGGCAGAGTTATCGGTGACCCAGCGACGGATCGACGCGTTCGCGTCGGTCACGGGCGACGACAACCCGCTCCACCTCGATCCGGGCTACGCCGCCGACTCGGTCTTCGACGGCCAGGTCGCCCACGGGATGCTGTCCGCCGGCGCCATCTCCAGCGCGCTCGCGGACCTCCCCGGCGACATCGTCTACGTCGACCAGGACCTCTCGTTCGAGCGGCCGGTCCGCCCCGGACAGACGGTGGAGGCGACCGTCACCGTGGCCGAGACGGACGAGGAGGACCAGTTGCGCGTCGAGACGACCGCAGCCACGGAGGACGGCCCTGTCGTCACCGGCACCGCGACCGTGCTGTCGCTCCCCCACGGGCAGGCGAGCGCCGGCGATTAG
- a CDS encoding DUF106 domain-containing protein: MARTAEKVESLIEEDVTMADAIAAVRRETKANGGEVEWGDVRDDLTSGQWGRLIETGILVSGDEGFKLSDPAAVDAVLDEDESVTATTTAASSDADAGTDDDDSSWSQYDKLAGVAALGLMVGYYYTPVRNAVGGTIDLLLSPLSTTMPFYTVILSIAMITGLYSTLLQSNLMDMDKMSEYQEQMQAIQEKQKRAKERGDDEALEKIREEQMEAMGDQMGMFKEQFRPMVWIFLLTIPFFLWMYWKIGTGDVGGATIVMPMVGEVSWSEGVVGPMQAWIVWYFLCSMGFTQLIRKSLNLQTTPST, translated from the coding sequence ATGGCACGGACAGCGGAGAAAGTAGAGTCCCTCATCGAGGAGGACGTGACGATGGCCGACGCCATCGCGGCGGTGCGCCGCGAGACGAAGGCCAACGGCGGCGAGGTAGAGTGGGGCGACGTCCGCGACGACCTGACCAGCGGGCAGTGGGGCCGCCTCATCGAGACGGGGATCCTCGTCAGCGGGGACGAGGGGTTCAAGCTCTCCGACCCGGCGGCCGTCGACGCGGTGCTCGACGAGGACGAGTCGGTGACGGCCACGACGACCGCCGCGTCGAGCGACGCCGACGCCGGCACCGACGACGACGATTCCAGCTGGTCGCAGTACGACAAGCTGGCCGGCGTCGCGGCGCTCGGCCTGATGGTCGGCTACTACTACACGCCGGTCCGGAACGCGGTCGGCGGCACCATCGACCTCCTGCTCTCGCCGCTCTCGACGACGATGCCGTTCTACACGGTGATCCTCTCGATCGCGATGATCACGGGCCTGTACTCGACGCTCCTCCAGTCGAACCTGATGGACATGGACAAGATGTCCGAGTACCAGGAGCAGATGCAGGCGATCCAGGAGAAACAGAAGCGCGCGAAGGAGCGCGGCGACGACGAGGCCCTGGAGAAGATCCGCGAGGAGCAGATGGAGGCGATGGGCGACCAGATGGGCATGTTCAAAGAGCAGTTCCGCCCGATGGTGTGGATCTTCCTGCTCACCATCCCCTTCTTCCTCTGGATGTACTGGAAGATCGGCACCGGCGACGTCGGCGGGGCGACGATCGTCATGCCGATGGTCGGCGAGGTCTCCTGGAGCGAGGGGGTCGTCGGCCCGATGCAGGCGTGGATCGTCTGGTACTTCCTCTGCTCGATGGGCTTCACCCAGCTCATCCGGAAGTCGCTGAACCTCCAGACCACGCCCTCGACGTAA
- a CDS encoding DUF1328 domain-containing protein produces MSDVLLAPLQFTGEFLQWAIVFFVLAIIAAVVGARGVAGVSMEIARIFIVIFIILAIVTLLL; encoded by the coding sequence ATGAGCGACGTGTTGCTGGCCCCGTTGCAGTTCACCGGCGAGTTCTTGCAGTGGGCGATCGTGTTTTTCGTCCTGGCGATCATCGCCGCGGTGGTAGGCGCACGGGGCGTAGCCGGCGTCAGCATGGAGATCGCGAGGATCTTCATCGTGATCTTCATCATCCTGGCGATCGTCACGCTGTTGCTGTAG
- a CDS encoding RNA-guided pseudouridylation complex pseudouridine synthase subunit Cbf5: protein MSLRAPPEERSAADLLSFGVVNLDKPAGPSAHQVSAWVRDMVADRVGEDAVDKAAHAGTLDPKVTGCLPTMLGDATRLAQVFLEGAKEYVAVLELHDSVPSDIEAVAGEFEGPLYQKPPRKSAVARNLRVREVYDLDVLEATERQALLRIRCESGTYVRKLCHDLGLALGTGAHMGHLRRTATDPFDDRNLATLHDLEDALAFLEDGDEDLLREVVAPAERALDHLPRVTVAPSAAEQIANGAQVYAPGVVEADDAAREEGGLVACYAPNGSAVCLGRTAGPFDADAGVAVELERVLV, encoded by the coding sequence ATGTCCCTTCGCGCCCCGCCCGAGGAGCGGTCGGCCGCCGACCTCCTCTCGTTCGGCGTCGTCAACCTCGACAAGCCGGCGGGTCCCTCGGCGCACCAGGTGTCGGCGTGGGTCCGGGACATGGTCGCCGACCGCGTCGGCGAGGACGCCGTCGACAAGGCGGCCCACGCCGGGACGCTCGACCCGAAGGTGACCGGCTGTCTCCCGACGATGCTGGGGGACGCGACCCGCCTCGCGCAGGTGTTTCTCGAAGGGGCGAAGGAGTACGTCGCCGTCCTCGAACTCCACGACTCGGTGCCGAGCGATATCGAGGCCGTCGCGGGCGAGTTCGAGGGGCCGCTCTACCAGAAGCCGCCGCGAAAGAGCGCCGTCGCACGGAACCTCCGCGTGCGCGAGGTGTACGACCTCGACGTGCTGGAGGCGACCGAGCGACAGGCGCTGCTGCGCATCCGCTGCGAGAGCGGGACGTACGTCCGGAAGCTCTGTCACGACCTCGGCCTCGCGCTGGGGACGGGCGCGCACATGGGTCACCTCCGCCGGACGGCGACGGACCCGTTCGACGACCGGAACCTAGCGACGCTGCACGACCTAGAGGACGCGCTGGCGTTTCTCGAAGACGGCGACGAGGACCTCCTCCGCGAGGTCGTCGCCCCCGCCGAGCGGGCGCTCGACCACCTGCCGCGGGTCACCGTCGCGCCGAGCGCGGCCGAGCAGATAGCGAACGGCGCGCAGGTCTACGCGCCGGGCGTCGTCGAGGCGGACGACGCCGCCCGCGAGGAGGGGGGGCTGGTCGCCTGCTACGCGCCGAACGGGAGCGCGGTCTGTCTGGGGCGGACCGCGGGGCCGTTCGACGCCGACGCGGGAGTCGCCGTCGAGTTAGAGCGCGTGCTGGTGTAG
- a CDS encoding adenylate kinase, producing the protein MSAPNVLILGAPGAGKGTQSSNIADEFGVEHVTTGDALRANKDMDIGHMDTEYDTPRAYMDAGELVPDEVVNEIVKTALQEADGYVLDGYPRNLSQAEYLDGITDLDVVLYLDVDKDELVDRLTGRRVCDECGANYHVEFNPPEEEGVCDECGGELIQRDDDTEETVRERINVYEENTEPVIEHYDEEGELARIDGEQTPDEVWDDVRETIESEA; encoded by the coding sequence ATGAGCGCACCCAACGTTCTGATCCTGGGCGCACCGGGCGCCGGCAAGGGCACGCAGAGCAGCAACATCGCCGACGAGTTCGGCGTGGAGCACGTCACGACGGGCGACGCCCTGCGCGCGAACAAGGACATGGACATCGGGCACATGGACACCGAGTACGACACGCCGCGGGCGTACATGGACGCGGGCGAGCTCGTGCCCGACGAGGTCGTCAACGAGATCGTCAAGACCGCCCTGCAGGAGGCCGACGGCTACGTGCTGGACGGCTACCCGCGGAACCTCTCGCAGGCCGAGTACCTCGACGGGATCACGGATCTCGACGTCGTGCTATATCTCGACGTCGACAAGGACGAACTCGTCGACCGGCTCACGGGCCGGCGCGTCTGCGACGAGTGCGGCGCGAACTACCACGTCGAGTTCAACCCGCCGGAGGAGGAAGGCGTCTGCGACGAGTGCGGCGGCGAGCTGATCCAGCGCGACGACGACACCGAGGAGACCGTCCGCGAGCGCATCAACGTGTACGAGGAGAACACGGAGCCGGTCATCGAGCACTACGACGAGGAGGGCGAACTCGCCCGCATCGACGGCGAGCAGACGCCCGACGAGGTGTGGGACGACGTCCGCGAGACGATCGAGTCCGAGGCGTAA
- a CDS encoding alpha/beta hydrolase family protein, which translates to MVPDDDAVEATACEFAAAFGGGAFADAAELADESGRERIVESFPDEFRDGPLETADALERYWWGLYGQYGDFEAVGDVAVENGEAAVELVFADGSEVAAVEVDDDGVADLAFDPAYEVPDYVDRDAFGERDVTIDAGDVTLDGVLAVPDGDGPFPGVALVHGHGIHDPDGSAGASKILKDVAWGLASEGIASLRYEKRLNDHEVADENYTLDAVVTDDAVAATSELADAADVDAGSVFVAGHSQGGMCAPRIADRYGGVAGVVILDGPAEPVVDPDDLSFMRYGMEVDGDLSDDQREELEAARETFRRIAEGDFDDDETLMGQPGVWHRSHRDCDPRGTASDLDAPTFVAKTGGVDEEVQEGLYEFLRGQFEEWRAADLPDGSRTEFYEGVDHYFQDGPTPATMDRLYFGGNVAGYVVADVAAWIRGVADA; encoded by the coding sequence ATGGTTCCCGACGACGATGCGGTCGAAGCGACGGCATGCGAGTTCGCCGCGGCGTTCGGCGGCGGAGCGTTCGCGGACGCGGCCGAACTCGCCGACGAGAGCGGGCGCGAGCGCATCGTCGAGTCCTTCCCCGACGAGTTCCGCGACGGCCCCCTCGAAACGGCGGACGCCCTCGAACGGTACTGGTGGGGGCTGTACGGTCAGTACGGCGACTTCGAGGCGGTCGGGGACGTCGCCGTCGAGAACGGTGAAGCGGCGGTCGAACTCGTCTTCGCGGACGGCAGCGAAGTCGCCGCCGTCGAGGTCGACGACGACGGCGTCGCGGACCTAGCCTTCGATCCCGCGTACGAGGTCCCCGACTACGTCGACCGCGACGCGTTCGGCGAGCGCGACGTGACGATAGACGCCGGCGACGTGACCCTCGACGGGGTGCTCGCGGTGCCCGACGGCGACGGCCCGTTCCCGGGCGTCGCGCTGGTTCACGGTCACGGGATCCACGACCCGGACGGCAGCGCGGGAGCGTCGAAGATCCTCAAGGACGTGGCGTGGGGGCTGGCCAGCGAGGGCATCGCCTCGCTCCGTTACGAGAAGCGTCTCAACGACCACGAGGTGGCCGACGAGAACTACACGCTCGACGCCGTCGTCACGGACGACGCGGTGGCCGCGACCTCGGAACTCGCCGACGCCGCGGACGTGGACGCCGGTAGCGTGTTCGTCGCGGGACACAGCCAGGGCGGGATGTGCGCGCCCCGGATCGCCGACCGGTACGGCGGCGTCGCGGGCGTCGTGATACTCGACGGCCCCGCCGAACCTGTCGTCGACCCGGACGACCTCTCGTTCATGCGGTACGGCATGGAGGTCGACGGCGACCTCAGCGACGACCAGCGGGAGGAACTCGAGGCCGCGCGCGAGACGTTTCGACGCATCGCGGAGGGCGATTTCGACGACGACGAGACCCTCATGGGCCAGCCCGGCGTGTGGCACCGGAGTCACCGCGACTGCGATCCGCGGGGGACCGCGAGCGACCTCGACGCGCCGACGTTCGTCGCGAAGACCGGCGGGGTCGACGAGGAGGTTCAGGAGGGGCTCTACGAGTTCCTCCGCGGCCAGTTCGAGGAGTGGCGGGCGGCCGACCTGCCGGACGGCAGCCGGACCGAGTTCTACGAGGGCGTCGACCACTACTTCCAGGACGGCCCGACGCCGGCGACGATGGACCGCCTCTACTTCGGCGGGAACGTGGCGGGCTACGTCGTCGCGGACGTCGCTGCGTGGATCCGCGGCGTCGCCGACGCCTGA
- a CDS encoding alpha/beta fold hydrolase, with product MPIATNGGVDLYYEVDGPTDAETVVLVEGLGYGRWMWQWQREALSKCYETVVWDNRGTGDSDAPAGPYTIAEMASDLEAVLDDHGAERAHVVGASMGGMIAQRYALDYDRAASLSLLCTSPGGEDAVEASPEVQQRMVAEPEGYDEREVIRHRMAPAMTDEFREANDDLIERIVDWRIEGDASEAGREAQLAAVGAFDVSDRLGDIDVPTLVAHGTADRILPVENAELLAEGLPDARVELFDGAPHLFFIERADAVNGTLLDFLGSRS from the coding sequence ATGCCGATTGCTACCAATGGCGGCGTCGACCTGTACTACGAGGTCGACGGCCCGACGGACGCCGAGACCGTGGTGCTGGTGGAGGGCCTCGGCTACGGCCGGTGGATGTGGCAGTGGCAGCGAGAGGCGCTGTCAAAGTGCTACGAGACGGTCGTCTGGGACAACCGCGGGACGGGCGACTCCGACGCGCCCGCGGGGCCGTACACGATCGCCGAGATGGCGAGCGATCTAGAGGCCGTGCTCGACGACCACGGGGCGGAGCGCGCGCACGTCGTCGGCGCGAGCATGGGCGGGATGATCGCCCAGCGCTACGCGCTGGACTACGACCGCGCGGCGTCGCTCTCCCTGCTCTGTACGAGTCCCGGCGGCGAGGACGCCGTCGAGGCGTCGCCCGAGGTGCAACAGCGCATGGTCGCGGAGCCCGAGGGGTACGACGAGCGGGAGGTCATCCGCCACCGGATGGCGCCGGCGATGACCGACGAGTTCCGCGAGGCCAACGACGACCTGATCGAGCGCATCGTCGACTGGCGCATCGAGGGCGACGCGAGCGAGGCCGGCCGCGAGGCGCAACTGGCCGCCGTGGGCGCGTTCGACGTCTCCGACCGACTCGGCGATATCGACGTCCCGACGCTCGTCGCCCACGGGACGGCGGACCGGATACTCCCGGTCGAGAACGCGGAGTTGCTGGCTGAGGGGCTGCCGGACGCGCGAGTCGAACTGTTCGACGGCGCCCCGCACCTCTTTTTCATCGAGCGGGCCGACGCCGTCAACGGAACGCTGCTCGACTTCCTGGGGAGCCGATCATGA